The genomic stretch TCTCGGGCGGTTGACGGGCGATTTCCGGCAACAGCGCGGCGGAAGCACAGCCAATCTCCGGATGATCCCGGTGCTCGGGCGACAGATACATCGCCATGGCCAGTTCCAGGCCGCCTGAGGCCAGTGCCTGCTGCAATTGCTGCGACTGGATCTCCAGTGCCGATGCCATGCTCTCGCGCACGAGGTCGGCCTTGGACTGGAAGTGCGGATAGAAGGCGCCATTCGTCATCCCGGCGTCGCTCATAATGCTGGCCAGTCCGGACGCGGCGATGCCGTCACCTCGGAAGCGGTGCGAAGCGACCTCCATGATCCGGCTGCGTGATGCGTCCTTCCGGCCCTTGTCGTAGCGCATGATGGCTCCTTCTCGTTTCCCTATTGCATTATGATCGTAATGTGATATTACGACCATAATTCAACCGCCGACCGCAGGCAAGACCTCTTATGTTTGGAGCCTTAACAATGAACCGGAATTCGGGAAAGACCGCTGTTGTGACCGGCGCCTCCTCAGGCATTGGCCGAGCCATCGCCGAGACTTTGGCACGCGCCGGCTTCACGGTCTTCGGCACCAGCCGCAAGGCATCCAACCAGAGTTCGAACGGTGTATCGATGCTGGCTTGCGACGTGACCGACGACGCGTCCGTCGCGTCCCTGGTCTCGACTGTCCTCGGCAGGACCGGCCGGATAGACCTTCTGGTTAATAATGCCGGTGTCGGGCTGTTGGGAGGCGCGGAAGAGTCATCCGTCTCGCAGTCCAAGGCCTTGTTCGACGTCAACCTGTTCGGCGTCATGCGTATGACGCACGCGGTGTTGCCGTCGATGCGGCGGCTGGGCGAGGGGCGTATCGTCAATATCGGCTCGATCCTGGGGGTGGTCCCGGCGCCGTATTCGGCACATTATTCGGCCGTCAAGCACGCGCTTGAAGGCTATTCGGAATCGCTCGACCATGAGGTTCGCGCCTTCAACATCCGCGTTTCGGTTATCGAACCGGCATTCGTGCGCACCGTGTTCGACCAGAACGGATTCGAGCCCGACTCCACCCTGAAGGAATATGATGAGGCGCGGGCCGGCTTCCAGGCACTGCTTCGCGAGGTGATGCCCAAGGCCGATCTGCCTGATGTGGTGGCGAAGGTGGTTCTGCGGGCGGCGACCGACCGGCATCCGCTGCGGCGCTACACCGCCGGCAAGGCAGCGCGGCAGGTCAGCATGCTGCGCCGGTTCGCGCCGGCCGCGATGTTCGACAAAATCTTGCGCAAACAATTTCGCCTGCCCGTCTGAACGACGCCGCGGATATAACAGCAACATCGCCGATCTTGTCCGGCGCATCCCCAAGTGGGACCGACGATGCCTTGCGCCTTCGCTGTTCGTGCCGGCCACCGAGATCATTTTTAGAAAGTGACCATGATGAAAGCCTTTGTTGTCGACAAGTATCAAAAGAAGGGCGCGCTGCGGCTCGCCGAGATGCCGGAGCCTGAGTTGCGGGACAATGATGTCCTGGTCGAAATTCACGCCGCCGGGGTGAACCTTCTCGATTCCAAACTCCGGGATGGGGAGTTCAAGCTGATTTTGCCCTATCGCCCGCCCTTCATCCTGGGCCACGACGTGGCGGGGATCGTCGTGCGGGCCGGATCGAAAGTCCGCAAATTCAAGCCCGGTGACGAAGTCTATGCGCGGTCGCGCGATGGGCGGATCGGCACGTTCGCCGAATTCATCGCTATCGATGAGGCCGACGTGGCGCTGAAGCCCAAAAACCTCAGCATGGAAGAAGCCGCCTCGATTCCGTTGGTGGGCCTGACCGTCTGGCAGGTGCTGGTCGAAGCAGCCGGGCTGAAGAAAGGTCAGAAGGTGTTCATCCAGGCCGGCTCGGGCGGCGTGGGGACCTTCGCCATCCAGTTGGCGAAGCATCTCGGCGCGACCGTCGCGACGACAGCGAGCGCGGCCAATGCCGATCTGGTGAAAGGTCTCGGAGCCGATATCGTCATCGACTACAAGAAAGACGATTTCGAGAAAATCCTGCAAGGCTACGACGTCGTCCTGAACAGCCAGGACGCCAAAACGCTCGAAAAGTCCCTGCATATGCTGAAGCCGGGCGGGAAACTCATCTCCATCTCCGGTCCGCCGGATCCGGCATTTGCCAGCAAGCAGGGGCTGAACATCGTCCTGAAGCTGATCCTGCGCCTGCTGAGCCGCAGCATACGCAGCAAGGCCAGACGCGCCGGTGTCGGATATCAGTTCCTGTTCATGTCGGCGCAGGGCGAGCAGCTGGGCGAGATCACCTCGCTGATCGAATCCGGCATCATACGCCCCGTCATCGATCGGACTTTTCCGTTCGAGAAGACCAACGAGGCACTGGCCTACGTCGAAGCGGGGCGCGCCAAGGGCAAGGTCGTCATCAAGGTCAGATAGTGTTCGGCGCAAGACCGTCGCTTCAGGGCGTCGGCGCCGTCTCGATCTCCTGGAGATAAAACACCTTGCTCGGCTGCAGATGGTCGACGCAGAGCTGCGCCAGCACCCAATTGTCCCTGCGCTTCAGCGCCTCGATCATCATTGCGTGGTGTTGGCGCGAGACGTCGAGCTTTTCGCGGTCGGCCAATGAATTGGCCCGCACGGGCAGGCTGAGCCGCATGTAATGCTCGATCGAGGAGACGAGATAGGCGTTGCCGCAGGCCGAGAACATTGTGAGATGGAAACGGTCATTGGCCTCGTGGATGCCTCTGAGATAGCCATTGTCGACATGGCCGCTGTAGGTGCGGTGAATGTCGGCCAATTGTGCGACCAGTTCGTCGCTGACCGGAAGCGGGATCATCAGCGCCGCCTGGCGCTGCAGCATTTCGCGCACCTCGTAGATCTGGCGCACCTCGTCGGGCGAGAGCCGGCGCACCATGGCGCCCTTGTTGCGCTCGCGCGTGACGATGCCGAGTTTTTCCAGCTGGTAGAGCGCCTGGCGGATGGTGTGACGCGAGACCGGGAAGCGGGCGAGCAGCACATCCTCGACCAGGCGCGTGCCGGGCGCCAGCCGGCCGAAGATGATGTCCTCCTCGAGTGCGTGCACCGTGTCGGCTTCCTTGCCGCCATAGTCGAAGCTGTTGAGCATCACGAATCCCCGTTGTTCCCGGCGCCTTGTCTGGCGGGGATGCCATTCTAAGCGGTTCATCGTTTCACGGAAACGCCGAACCGCTGCGTCTTGCTTGACGCAATTCCCTGGGGAAACCGCTTCACACTCTCTCTGGAATCCCGTGGCCTTCGTGCACAAGGCTGGCCACAAGCTGGTCGAGACGGGGGTCGTCGAGGCTGACGACCCCGGACATCTGCAGCGCGTGCCTAAGGCTGATCCTGCCGGTTTCCTGGCGCATGATGACCGACACGCTAGCTGGTCCGGAACTGGTCAGAACGAAGGCGCTGCCGATCAGCACCGGTTCCGAGAAGGGCGCCCATTGCACGGCCATGACCGACGGCTCCCTGGTCTGGCGACGGTTGATGCCGGCGAAATAGATCCAGTTCAGCCGCGAGATCGCAACGCCATAATGCCAGCCGGGCACGCGCGCTCCGCCCTGGCGATGGCCCTCGGCCCAGCGGGTGACGCGCCTGAAGGTCACCAGCTCGGTGTCGCGCCGCACGAAGGTGACCGACCGCATCAGGAGGTCGGGACGGTCCGGAACCGTGAAGTAGGTGAAGTAGGTGCCGCCGGCGATGGCGGGAGCGGGGCCGCGCACCATGTTTTCGTAGAGCGCCTGGGGTATCGGCGATTGGGCGAGATGCTTGGGAGGAACAGTCGCCGGCGTGCGGTACAGCTCGTCCTCATCGATACGGAAATAACCGCAGATGAGCCTTGCCGTCGCCCGGTTGGGCACGGTCTGCCCCTGCAGGTAGCGCTCGAACTGGGAGCGGTTGATGCCGAGCTCGCGGCACACGGCGGCGACCGACGGATGGCCACCGACGAGCCGCCTGAGATTCGCGGCAAGATTCTTGCGGATTGGCACGACACGCCCCCCGACAGCCGTTCGGACCGTTGTTCAGCAATTGCTTATATCTCGGCAATCTCGCACATTGCGACGGTTTGACGAATGGGACCTTTGGCCAATGCACCTGGGACCGTTGGCCGATCCGATCGAAATTGGGCCGATCGAATACTGGTCGCCAGCGCGGCCGCGGCCCCGAGGCGTGGAACTGTACGTTTCTTACATATCGCCTATGCAAGTCATGCG from Mesorhizobium sp. NZP2077 encodes the following:
- a CDS encoding oxidoreductase, whose amino-acid sequence is MNRNSGKTAVVTGASSGIGRAIAETLARAGFTVFGTSRKASNQSSNGVSMLACDVTDDASVASLVSTVLGRTGRIDLLVNNAGVGLLGGAEESSVSQSKALFDVNLFGVMRMTHAVLPSMRRLGEGRIVNIGSILGVVPAPYSAHYSAVKHALEGYSESLDHEVRAFNIRVSVIEPAFVRTVFDQNGFEPDSTLKEYDEARAGFQALLREVMPKADLPDVVAKVVLRAATDRHPLRRYTAGKAARQVSMLRRFAPAAMFDKILRKQFRLPV
- a CDS encoding GntR family transcriptional regulator gives rise to the protein MLNSFDYGGKEADTVHALEEDIIFGRLAPGTRLVEDVLLARFPVSRHTIRQALYQLEKLGIVTRERNKGAMVRRLSPDEVRQIYEVREMLQRQAALMIPLPVSDELVAQLADIHRTYSGHVDNGYLRGIHEANDRFHLTMFSACGNAYLVSSIEHYMRLSLPVRANSLADREKLDVSRQHHAMMIEALKRRDNWVLAQLCVDHLQPSKVFYLQEIETAPTP
- a CDS encoding NADP-dependent oxidoreductase; this translates as MKAFVVDKYQKKGALRLAEMPEPELRDNDVLVEIHAAGVNLLDSKLRDGEFKLILPYRPPFILGHDVAGIVVRAGSKVRKFKPGDEVYARSRDGRIGTFAEFIAIDEADVALKPKNLSMEEAASIPLVGLTVWQVLVEAAGLKKGQKVFIQAGSGGVGTFAIQLAKHLGATVATTASAANADLVKGLGADIVIDYKKDDFEKILQGYDVVLNSQDAKTLEKSLHMLKPGGKLISISGPPDPAFASKQGLNIVLKLILRLLSRSIRSKARRAGVGYQFLFMSAQGEQLGEITSLIESGIIRPVIDRTFPFEKTNEALAYVEAGRAKGKVVIKVR
- a CDS encoding helix-turn-helix transcriptional regulator, yielding MPIRKNLAANLRRLVGGHPSVAAVCRELGINRSQFERYLQGQTVPNRATARLICGYFRIDEDELYRTPATVPPKHLAQSPIPQALYENMVRGPAPAIAGGTYFTYFTVPDRPDLLMRSVTFVRRDTELVTFRRVTRWAEGHRQGGARVPGWHYGVAISRLNWIYFAGINRRQTREPSVMAVQWAPFSEPVLIGSAFVLTSSGPASVSVIMRQETGRISLRHALQMSGVVSLDDPRLDQLVASLVHEGHGIPERV
- a CDS encoding TetR/AcrR family transcriptional regulator; this encodes MRYDKGRKDASRSRIMEVASHRFRGDGIAASGLASIMSDAGMTNGAFYPHFQSKADLVRESMASALEIQSQQLQQALASGGLELAMAMYLSPEHRDHPEIGCASAALLPEIARQPPETRALYTEKLLTLVHQLAKDLPPHTRDPESVALGVFAALIGALQMARAVEGTELSDRILAAGADAARALTQPQQKKHPRAAGEQPSP